The following are encoded in a window of Spea bombifrons isolate aSpeBom1 chromosome 2, aSpeBom1.2.pri, whole genome shotgun sequence genomic DNA:
- the CHRNA10 gene encoding neuronal acetylcholine receptor subunit alpha-10, whose product MRLLCLLINCLPLLPAIQGAQGKYAYKLMNDLFANYSNALRPVEDMDKVLNVTLQVTLSQIIDMDERNQILMAYLWIRQVWFDAYLRWNKDDYDGLDTIRIPSSYVWRPDIVLYNNADDQFTGSMETNVVIRYDGQIMWDSPAITKSSCKVDVSFFPFDGQQCRLTFGSWTYNGNQIDILNHLDTGDLTDFVENVEWEILGMPAKKNVITYGCCSEPYPDVTYTLILKRRASFYIFNLLLPCVMISFLAPLGFYLPADSGEKVSLGVTVLLALTVFQLLVAESMPPSENVPLIGKYYIATMTMITASTALTIFIMNIHHCGPEAKPVPKWAKKFILKYMSRIFFVYEVGESCKRPTSEPKPEKIPKVQVMNGQAKRKETAAILKNCPDNIGPKGTEKVEGAHGLGSPSNDDQHGAWKENGKYVNSEMSGGWKESGYSECPKSHCLCHNERLLKNIEYMANCFREQKAAQKRTGEWKKVAKVMDRFFMWVFFIMVFFMSVLIMGKAI is encoded by the exons ATGAGACTTCTGTGCCTCCTCATCAACTGCCTGCCGCTGCTGCCGG CCATCCAAGGAGCACAAGGAAAATATGCCTACAAGCTGATGAACGATTTGTTTGCCAACTACTCCAACGCGCTGCGTCCGGTGGAAGACATGGACAAGGTCCTCAACGTGACTCTGCAGGTCACCCTGTCTCAGATCATTGACATG GACGAGCGGAACCAGATCCTGATGGCGTACCTGTGGATCCGTCAGGTGTGGTTTGACGCCTACCTGCGCTGGAACAAGGATGATTATGATGGCCTCGATACCATCCGTATACCTAGCAGTTATGTATGGAGACCTGATATAGTCCTATATAACAA CGCTGATGACCAGTTCACGGGctccatggaaaccaatgtcGTCATTCGATACGATGGTCAGATCATGTGGGACTCTCCGGCCATCACCAAGAGCTCCTGCAAGGTCGACGTCTCCTTCTTCCCATTTGACGGCCAGCAGTGCCGCTTAACCTTTGGCTCCTGGACGTACAACGGCAACCAGATCGATATCCTGAATCACTTAGACACGGGGGACCTGACCGACTTTGTGGAAAACGTGGAGTGGGAGATTCTCGGCATGCCGGCTAAGAAGAATGTTATCACCTATGGGTGCTGCTCGGAGCCGTACCCAGATGTGACCTACACGCTCATACTCAAGAGGAGAGCCTCGTTTTACATCTTTAACCTGCTCCTCCCCTGTGTAATGATTTCATTCCTTGCACCCCTAGGGTTCTATCTTCCTGCCGACTCCGGGGAGAAGGTCTCTTTGGGGGTCACCGTCCTTTTGGCTCTAACTGTGTTTCAGCTCCTAGTGGCAGAAAGCATGCCGCCCTCAGAAAATGTGCCACTCATTG GAAAGTATTACATAGCCACCATGACGATGATCACGGCATCTACTGCGCTGACCATATTCATAATGAACATACATCACTGCGGGCCGGAGGCAAAGCCGGTTCCCAAGTGGGCAAAGAAGTTCATCCTGAAGTACATGTCGCGGATATTCTTCGTGTACGAGGTGGGTGAGAGCTGTAAGAGGCCTACATCGGAACCCAAGCCTGAGAAGATTCCCAAGGTCCAGGTGATGAATGGACAGGCCAAACGCAAGGAAACCGCAGCCATACTCAAGAACTGCCCAGACAACATCGGTCCCAAGGGTACGGAGAAGGTGGAAGGCGCCCATGGCTTGGGCAGTCCTTCCAACGATGATCAacatggtgcatggaaagagaaTGGCAAATACGTTAACTCTGAAATGAGCGGCGGCTGGAAGGAGAGCGGTTACTCAGAGTGTCCCAAGAGCCATTGCTTGTGCCACAACGAGCGCCTGCTCAAAAACATTGAATACATGGCCAACTGTTTCCGAGAGCAAAAGGCAGCTCAGAAACGGACAGGGGAGTGGAAGAAGGTAGCCAAAGTCATGGACAGGTTCTTCATGTGGGTTTTCTTCATTATGGTCTTTTTCATGAGTGTTCTGATCATGGGGAAAGCCATCTGA